In Xiphophorus maculatus strain JP 163 A chromosome 15, X_maculatus-5.0-male, whole genome shotgun sequence, the following are encoded in one genomic region:
- the LOC111611417 gene encoding leucine-rich repeat-containing protein 15-like, giving the protein MLPWTQLVLVFLSVVQAVVSCPDVCKCSRKSSPEKSEVNCHKKGLRSLPSNLPPDAWILKLGENGITTLKANSFRSAPRIESINLERNAIKSIHPKAFSGAKQLMLLNLYGNHITVLPPRGFQDLLNLRFLMLGQNQIGILKSEMFAGMRNLSDLDLPLNALTALPSNAFKPLIALKVLDLSLNRIQRISPKAFTGLRQLLFLNLDNNSLKTVPSGAFRPLGSLEMLVLDNNLLSTLSQSALDGLSNLQELYLRNNALEQLPSGAFSNMPKLSQLGLSGNRLKTVDGNMFSHMPALRKLYLHENPWQCDCNIISLVRWMGQTKAAMSPRDALKCASPPQLKNKNLSSLRPATLQCSA; this is encoded by the exons ATGCTGCCCTGGACTCAGTTGGTGTTGGTGTTTCTTAGCGTGGTGCAGGCTGTGGTAAGCTGCCCCGATGTCTGCAAATGCTCCAGGAAGTCCAGCCCAGAAAAGTCCGAAGTCAACTGTCATAAAAAGGGTCTTCGTAGCCTTCCCTCCAATCTGCCGCCGGATGCTTGGATCCTCAAACTGG GTGAGAATGGCATAACAACCCTAAAGGCCAATTCATTTAGATCAGCGCCCAGGATTGAGAGCATCAACCTGGAACGAAATGCAATCAAATCCATCCACCCCAAAGCCTTTTCTGGTGCCAAGCAACTGATGCTGCTCAACCTTTATGGCAACCACATCACAGTGCTCCCCCCACGGGGGTTTCAG GATCTCCTGAACCTTCGTTTCCTCATGCTGGGCCAGAACCAGATTGGGATTCTCAAGTCTGAGATGTTTGCTGGCATGAGGAACCTCTCAGACCTCGATCTACCTCTTAATGCGCTAACAGCGCTTCCATCTAACGCCTTCAAACCTTTGATTGCCCTCAAAGTGTTGGACCTTTCCCTGAATCGAATCCAAAGGATCTCTCCCAAAGCCTTCACTGGACTCAGACAGCTCCTGTTCCTTAATCTGGACAACAACAG TCTGAAAACTGTCCCATCTGGAGCATTCCGGCCGCTGGGATCACTGGAGATGCTGGTTCTGGACAACAACCTCCTGTCAACACTGAGTCAGTCAGCTCTGGATGGCCTTAGCAACCTGCAG GAGCTCTACCTGAGGAACAACGCGCTGGAGCAGCTGCCATCTGGTGCGTTCAGCAACATGCCCAAGCTCTCCCAGCTTGGACTCAGTGGAAACCGCCTGAAGACAGTGGATGGAAACATGTTCAGCCATATGCCAG CGCTGAGGAAGCTGTACCTGCATGAGAACCCGTGGCAGTGCGACTGTAACATCATCTCCCTGGTGAGGTGGATGGGACAGACCAAGGCCGCAATGTCGCCCCGGGACGCCCTGAAATGTGCGAGCCCACCACAGCTGAAGAACAAGAACCTGAGCAGCCTGCGGCCGGCGACGCTGCAGTGCAGCGCCTAA